A single genomic interval of Chloracidobacterium validum harbors:
- a CDS encoding type IV pilus twitching motility protein PilT, whose product MQPPLTIDMLLALACSKGASDLHIKAGSHPFIRVNGELLPLVDVQRLTPEDTLAMAFSIMNNRQKQRFKDACEVDIAYGVSGLGRFRCNVFQQRGAVGMVFRVIPMAVRPVAELQLPAVIEKIAEERRGLVLVTGTTGSGKSTTLAAIIDCINRNRTEHIITIEDPIEFLHRDRRSFVNQREVDVDTRNFHEALRGALRQDPDVILVGEMRDQETIETALTAAETGHLVLSTLHTLDATETITRIVSIFPPHQQQAIRLQLASVLKAVISQRLVRNKDGTGRVPAVEVLISTSYIRDCIVNQEKTSHIRDAIAQGTSQYGMQTFDQSLHDLLNRGLISYDQALSGASNRDEFILRTKGIQTTSDQAREEMEKLITTRAGDISLTPNPPATPPISRY is encoded by the coding sequence ATGCAACCCCCGCTTACGATCGACATGCTCCTTGCCTTGGCCTGCTCCAAAGGCGCGTCTGATCTACACATCAAGGCCGGAAGTCACCCATTCATTCGCGTGAATGGTGAACTGCTACCACTGGTGGATGTCCAGCGCCTGACGCCTGAAGATACACTCGCCATGGCGTTTAGCATTATGAACAACCGCCAAAAACAGCGCTTCAAAGATGCCTGCGAGGTAGACATTGCCTATGGTGTTTCTGGCTTGGGGCGCTTTCGGTGCAATGTTTTCCAGCAGCGCGGCGCGGTGGGCATGGTCTTCCGCGTCATTCCGATGGCGGTGCGCCCCGTTGCGGAGTTGCAGCTCCCGGCCGTGATTGAGAAAATTGCCGAAGAACGGCGCGGACTGGTGCTGGTGACCGGCACGACTGGTTCAGGGAAATCCACGACGTTGGCGGCAATCATTGACTGCATCAATCGCAACCGGACGGAACACATCATTACCATCGAGGACCCGATTGAGTTCCTGCACCGCGACCGCCGCTCGTTTGTCAACCAGCGCGAAGTGGATGTTGACACGCGAAACTTCCACGAAGCCCTGCGTGGCGCGCTCCGCCAGGACCCGGATGTTATTCTCGTGGGTGAGATGCGTGACCAGGAAACGATTGAAACCGCCCTGACGGCTGCCGAAACCGGTCACTTGGTGCTCTCTACGCTGCACACCTTGGACGCCACGGAAACGATTACGCGGATCGTCTCAATCTTTCCTCCCCACCAGCAACAAGCCATCCGCCTTCAGCTTGCATCCGTCCTCAAAGCGGTGATTTCCCAGCGGCTCGTCCGAAACAAGGACGGCACGGGGCGTGTTCCGGCGGTTGAAGTCCTGATTTCAACGTCTTATATCCGCGATTGCATTGTGAACCAGGAAAAGACATCCCATATTCGAGATGCCATTGCCCAAGGCACATCGCAATACGGCATGCAAACCTTCGACCAATCCCTTCACGATCTGCTCAATCGTGGTCTGATCTCCTATGACCAAGCGTTGTCAGGGGCGAGTAACCGGGATGAGTTTATCCTGCGCACAAAGGGCATTCAGACGACGAGCGATCAAGCCCGGGAGGAAATGGAAAAGCTCATCACGACGCGCGCTGGAGACATCAGCCTGACACCGAACCCACCCGCAACGCCGCCGATTAGCCGGTACTGA
- a CDS encoding PfkB family carbohydrate kinase codes for MSILVVGTVAFDHVKTPFDERANVLAGAATYFSIAASFFTPVSIVGIVGDDFTAEHERVFDARGIDLSGLERRAGGKTFRWTGEYGYDFNTRTTLDTQLNVFADFQPRIADAQRDIPYLFLGNAHPTLQREVRQQSRARLTAMDTMDFWIHGTPNELRETLRCVDVLIINDEEARQLARDPNVIRAAKAIMALGPKRLIVKRGEYGATLFGQDSFFAIPGFPQENVIDPTGAGDTFAGGVMGYLAATGSSLDEEALRKAMIYGSVMASFTIEAFGTERLLALTREEINERYRQFKTMTYFDSIEHSF; via the coding sequence ATGAGCATTCTTGTTGTAGGGACCGTTGCATTTGATCATGTCAAGACGCCGTTTGACGAACGCGCCAACGTCTTGGCAGGCGCGGCGACCTACTTTTCCATTGCGGCTTCATTTTTCACGCCCGTCAGCATTGTGGGCATTGTTGGCGACGACTTTACCGCCGAGCATGAGCGTGTTTTCGATGCGCGGGGCATTGACTTGTCTGGGCTTGAGCGGCGCGCGGGCGGCAAGACTTTTCGCTGGACGGGTGAATATGGCTACGACTTCAACACCCGGACGACGCTCGACACCCAACTCAACGTGTTTGCTGACTTCCAACCCCGCATTGCTGACGCCCAGCGCGACATTCCCTATCTTTTTCTTGGCAATGCTCACCCAACACTCCAGCGGGAGGTGCGCCAGCAGAGCCGCGCCCGCCTGACCGCCATGGACACCATGGATTTCTGGATTCACGGCACGCCGAATGAGCTGCGCGAAACGCTCCGGTGCGTAGATGTGCTCATCATCAACGATGAGGAAGCGCGCCAGTTGGCCCGTGACCCGAATGTTATCCGGGCTGCCAAAGCCATTATGGCCCTGGGGCCGAAGCGCTTGATTGTCAAACGCGGCGAGTATGGGGCAACCCTCTTTGGGCAGGACTCTTTCTTTGCGATTCCTGGCTTCCCACAGGAAAACGTCATTGACCCAACCGGCGCGGGGGATACGTTTGCCGGCGGCGTCATGGGTTATCTTGCCGCCACCGGGAGCAGTTTGGACGAAGAAGCGTTGCGCAAAGCCATGATCTACGGTTCGGTCATGGCGTCATTCACCATCGAAGCCTTTGGAACGGAGCGATTGCTGGCGCTCACCCGCGAAGAAATCAACGAGCGTTACCGGCAATTCAAAACCATGACGTATTTTGACAGCATAGAACACAGCTTCTAA
- a CDS encoding transglycosylase SLT domain-containing protein produces the protein MPIAILEIQRFVASLFVFAATLTTDLRTPPAVQAATDATTSERSPRTPFEARVTAQRIQRAVEERRYAGALRDLAQFAEAAPQLYTVNNYDYLQARLLHQTGELPRAKAQYENVMQRPGGQMFTPYCLKYLAEIARREAQEGKSPTRAAEQRHLTQLVRDFGSHPAARNARLRLAESYAADGQLDRAIPLYRQLAPQSREYEARLGLLLRRAGNEAEAQAIFRRLLATGKDDAALLAAEQLDAQGDTDLSPAQRLARARLYLVNRHTEGAKRHFRVLIEQLPPVPSRPEALWSVGRAFFIEENWDEAIRWFDRAHEEYPTSPDGEKGYYQTGHALQNAGRYREAVARYAAFIAEYPNSEFLGGAHLNAIDTLRMAGDTKAALDWCDRTEKRFPRELAGVTARFQRVKILLSQSEFGAALGVLETLQQTPLNRRGPGSTNAAEVAFLRALCLERMGRLGEAVDAYLALPDTRTSYYGQLATERLLALVADTKARAVTAQRLATLTQRQDKDALHQALRLTADPLERQKLFNRLETLYQQRPAYARAWTYSAPELGRQVILTAEAAPATRKPVEEFCFLRLYDDALPFVDISEAFAQAAYAGRGDQAWKALAYGEPTLGTLPEDFRLEVMPRMVAELLYPAPYRDVLVEQARRRNVDPRLLLAIARQESRFNPGVKSPVGARGMFQFIDTTADRTAQKLNLTDVTRTDLYEPRFAIQLAAQYVAELFALFPAHPAAVAAAYNGGETATARWRARAGNDQARFAAEVGYAETKDYVFKVMTNYRAYRQLFDEDLRPRRA, from the coding sequence ATGCCCATTGCTATCCTTGAAATCCAACGTTTCGTAGCCAGCCTCTTTGTCTTTGCGGCAACGCTGACCACCGATCTGCGGACGCCCCCGGCGGTTCAGGCGGCAACCGATGCCACGACCAGTGAGCGGTCACCGCGGACACCCTTTGAAGCCCGCGTGACAGCGCAGCGCATCCAAAGGGCCGTCGAAGAGCGGCGCTATGCCGGCGCGTTACGCGATTTAGCCCAGTTTGCCGAGGCGGCGCCGCAGCTTTATACGGTCAACAACTACGACTACTTGCAAGCGCGGCTGCTGCACCAAACCGGTGAGTTGCCCCGCGCCAAAGCCCAGTACGAAAACGTCATGCAGCGCCCCGGCGGGCAAATGTTCACGCCGTACTGCCTCAAATACCTGGCCGAGATTGCGCGCCGCGAGGCGCAGGAAGGCAAGTCACCCACCCGTGCCGCCGAGCAACGGCACCTGACGCAACTGGTTCGTGACTTTGGTAGCCATCCGGCTGCCCGTAACGCCCGGCTCCGGCTGGCCGAAAGTTACGCTGCCGACGGGCAACTCGACCGTGCCATCCCACTGTATCGCCAACTCGCGCCGCAGAGCCGCGAGTACGAAGCCCGGCTGGGTCTGCTGCTGCGCCGTGCCGGCAACGAAGCCGAAGCGCAAGCCATCTTTCGCCGCCTGCTTGCCACCGGCAAGGACGACGCCGCGCTCCTGGCGGCCGAACAGCTCGACGCACAAGGCGATACCGACCTGTCCCCGGCCCAGCGCCTGGCGCGCGCGCGGCTGTACCTGGTCAATCGCCACACGGAAGGCGCGAAACGGCACTTCCGCGTCCTGATTGAACAGCTTCCCCCTGTTCCCAGCCGCCCCGAGGCGCTGTGGAGCGTCGGACGTGCCTTTTTCATCGAAGAGAATTGGGATGAAGCAATTCGCTGGTTCGACCGGGCGCACGAGGAATACCCCACGTCGCCGGACGGAGAAAAGGGTTACTACCAAACCGGCCATGCGCTGCAAAACGCGGGACGTTACCGCGAAGCCGTGGCGCGGTACGCAGCCTTCATTGCCGAATATCCCAACAGCGAGTTTCTAGGCGGCGCGCATCTCAACGCGATTGATACCCTGCGCATGGCCGGTGACACCAAGGCCGCACTGGACTGGTGCGACCGGACAGAAAAACGCTTTCCGCGCGAGCTGGCCGGTGTGACCGCCCGTTTTCAACGGGTCAAGATTTTGCTTTCACAGTCGGAGTTCGGTGCGGCGCTCGGCGTGCTCGAAACGCTTCAGCAGACGCCGCTGAACCGGCGCGGGCCGGGTTCGACCAATGCAGCCGAAGTCGCTTTCCTGCGCGCGCTCTGTCTGGAACGGATGGGACGGCTTGGCGAGGCCGTTGACGCCTACCTGGCCTTACCTGACACCCGCACCAGCTACTACGGGCAACTGGCCACGGAGCGGCTGCTCGCGCTGGTTGCTGACACCAAGGCGCGCGCCGTCACCGCCCAACGCCTGGCAACCTTGACCCAACGGCAAGACAAAGACGCCCTCCACCAGGCGCTTCGCCTGACGGCCGACCCGCTCGAACGGCAGAAGCTGTTCAACCGGCTCGAAACCCTCTACCAGCAACGACCAGCTTACGCCCGCGCCTGGACATACAGCGCGCCGGAGCTTGGACGCCAGGTCATCCTCACGGCGGAAGCTGCCCCGGCCACTCGCAAGCCCGTGGAAGAGTTTTGTTTTCTTCGCCTCTACGATGACGCCCTGCCCTTCGTGGACATCAGCGAGGCCTTTGCGCAGGCGGCCTATGCCGGCCGCGGCGACCAGGCCTGGAAGGCCCTGGCCTATGGCGAGCCAACCCTGGGGACATTGCCAGAGGATTTTCGGCTGGAGGTCATGCCGCGGATGGTTGCCGAACTGCTCTACCCAGCCCCCTACCGGGATGTGCTGGTCGAACAGGCGCGCCGGCGCAACGTGGACCCGCGCCTGCTTTTGGCGATTGCCCGGCAGGAGTCGCGCTTCAATCCCGGCGTGAAATCGCCGGTCGGAGCGCGTGGCATGTTCCAGTTCATTGACACCACGGCCGACCGAACCGCCCAGAAACTCAACCTCACCGATGTCACCCGAACCGATCTCTACGAACCGCGCTTTGCCATTCAGCTTGCCGCGCAGTACGTGGCGGAGCTGTTCGCGTTGTTCCCAGCTCACCCGGCCGCCGTTGCGGCCGCCTACAATGGCGGCGAGACGGCGACGGCACGCTGGCGCGCGCGCGCCGGCAATGACCAGGCACGCTTCGCGGCCGAGGTTGGCTACGCCGAAACGAAAGACTATGTTTTCAAGGTCATGACCAACTACCGCGCCTACCGGCAGTTGTTTGACGAAGACCTGCGTCCACGGCGCGCTTAA
- a CDS encoding sensor histidine kinase → MSFRLDQYSQPLLEAVLGSLREGIIVIDRQTEVVLYNQAAVDVFNLSPVMTGPLRLIDITRNKAVHDGFRQVLEESRPFDANLEIFGIQERTFSFRATPLIMPSAHEVVGAIGVFFDVTQLVRLERVRREFFANLSHELRTPLTSILAYVETLLNGALYDGENNLQFLRIINKHAMRMQNLVRDIADLSAIEAGEFKLEPASIDLKAFVDNLAVLVVPEATARQVTFRNDVPPGIQVQADPQALEQILMNLIINAVKFNRPGGEVVITAASDGELRTLIAVRDTGVGIEAKHVPRIFERLYRVDKSRSQEVGGTGLGLAIVKHLVLNHGGDISVDSTPGVGSEFRVRLPCPPVAASAPNLGQVIPS, encoded by the coding sequence ATGAGTTTTCGACTTGATCAGTATTCCCAGCCGCTGCTTGAAGCCGTGCTTGGCTCGCTTCGGGAAGGCATCATCGTCATTGATCGCCAAACGGAGGTCGTTCTCTACAACCAGGCCGCCGTTGATGTCTTCAACCTTTCGCCGGTCATGACCGGCCCTCTGCGCTTGATTGACATCACTCGCAATAAAGCCGTTCACGATGGTTTTCGCCAGGTTTTGGAAGAAAGCCGCCCATTCGACGCCAATCTGGAGATTTTTGGCATTCAAGAGCGCACGTTCAGTTTCCGTGCCACCCCCCTGATCATGCCTTCAGCCCATGAGGTGGTCGGCGCCATCGGGGTGTTTTTCGATGTGACGCAGCTTGTCCGGCTGGAGCGCGTCCGCCGCGAGTTTTTCGCCAATCTGTCACACGAGCTTCGGACGCCGCTCACCTCGATTCTGGCCTACGTGGAAACCCTGCTCAATGGCGCACTCTATGATGGCGAAAACAACCTTCAGTTCTTGCGCATTATCAACAAGCACGCCATGCGCATGCAGAATCTGGTGCGCGATATTGCCGACCTGTCGGCAATTGAAGCCGGTGAATTCAAACTTGAACCGGCATCCATTGACCTCAAGGCGTTTGTGGACAACCTCGCCGTCCTGGTCGTTCCCGAAGCCACAGCCCGCCAAGTGACATTCCGCAACGACGTCCCACCAGGTATTCAGGTTCAGGCCGACCCACAGGCACTTGAACAAATTCTGATGAATCTCATCATCAACGCGGTGAAGTTCAATCGTCCCGGTGGGGAAGTGGTGATCACGGCCGCTTCCGACGGCGAGTTGCGCACGCTGATTGCAGTCCGGGACACCGGCGTTGGCATCGAGGCCAAACACGTGCCCCGAATTTTTGAGCGCCTTTACCGAGTGGACAAGTCACGGTCCCAAGAGGTGGGTGGAACCGGGCTTGGGCTGGCCATTGTCAAGCATCTGGTTCTCAATCACGGCGGTGACATCTCGGTGGATAGCACGCCGGGGGTGGGGTCAGAGTTTCGCGTCCGGCTGCCCTGTCCACCAGTCGCGGCGTCAGCCCCTAACCTCGGTCAGGTCATCCCAAGTTAG
- a CDS encoding glycerophosphodiester phosphodiesterase family protein, whose protein sequence is MQLSFFRIHIAWLLVASLPLTGLGQYPEGKKVNIAHRGASAYAPEHTLAAYRLAIEQGADYVEPDLQVTKDGVLVCLHDATLERTTNVRTVYPDRGRTETGPTGQIRQVWPVVDFTLDEIKQLDAGAWFGPQFAGEKVLTFQEMIDAVRGKAGIYPEIKHPARYAALGFDLPKLLYEALKKNGLDRPGADPRTPVIIQSFEADSLRRLRRLGCRLPLVFLIDDEAPGDWISPGGMRRIRRFATGVSPSKQIVVRQPEMVGWARAAGLSVTLYTFKSNATGEFPDVEAEMRHFLYERNVDAVFTNNPDRFPRQGRPE, encoded by the coding sequence GTGCAGCTTTCATTTTTTCGTATTCACATTGCCTGGCTGTTGGTGGCGAGTCTGCCGCTAACGGGACTGGGGCAGTACCCTGAGGGGAAAAAAGTCAACATCGCTCACCGGGGCGCATCGGCGTACGCTCCAGAGCACACCCTGGCGGCCTACCGCTTGGCTATCGAGCAGGGCGCGGACTATGTCGAGCCGGATTTACAGGTCACGAAAGATGGCGTGCTGGTTTGCTTGCATGATGCGACCCTGGAGCGGACGACAAACGTTCGGACGGTGTACCCCGACCGTGGACGCACGGAAACCGGCCCGACGGGCCAGATACGGCAGGTCTGGCCGGTTGTTGATTTCACGCTGGATGAAATCAAACAACTCGACGCCGGGGCCTGGTTTGGACCGCAGTTTGCCGGTGAGAAGGTACTGACCTTTCAGGAAATGATAGACGCCGTCCGCGGCAAGGCCGGGATTTACCCGGAAATCAAGCACCCGGCGCGGTACGCCGCGCTAGGGTTCGACCTGCCCAAGTTGCTCTATGAGGCGCTCAAGAAAAACGGACTCGACCGGCCCGGGGCCGACCCGCGCACACCGGTTATCATCCAGTCGTTCGAGGCGGATAGTCTGCGGCGGTTGCGCCGGCTCGGCTGTCGGCTGCCGCTCGTCTTTCTCATTGACGACGAAGCGCCTGGCGACTGGATTTCCCCTGGCGGGATGCGCCGGATTCGCCGGTTTGCCACGGGCGTCAGTCCGTCCAAGCAGATTGTCGTCCGGCAGCCGGAAATGGTCGGTTGGGCGCGCGCGGCCGGATTGTCCGTCACGCTGTACACCTTCAAGTCAAACGCAACCGGCGAGTTCCCCGACGTGGAAGCCGAAATGCGGCACTTTCTGTATGAGCGCAACGTGGACGCCGTGTTCACGAACAACCCGGATCGCTTTCCGCGGCAAGGGCGTCCAGAATAG
- the phoU gene encoding phosphate signaling complex protein PhoU produces MDTFALDARVQGLREKVLLLGGQAEDSLSRSLEALIRRNSVLAEQVIRDDDVIDSVESEIDETCANLLIQAAQLSPADLRFVIGVLRTTPMIERIADHAVNIARHALRLNDEPELQPYIALPRMGDLVQKMLADALDALTQSNAAKARQTIRRDDEVDILYRRIFAELTAFMTKDSTAVVRAAELLFVIKHLERIADYATNVCEQVVYLAEGRAIKHTPDAWQGE; encoded by the coding sequence ATGGATACCTTCGCACTGGACGCGCGGGTGCAGGGGTTGCGTGAAAAGGTCTTGCTCCTTGGTGGGCAGGCGGAAGATTCACTCTCACGGTCGCTGGAGGCGCTGATCCGCCGCAACTCGGTGCTGGCCGAGCAGGTCATCCGGGACGACGATGTGATTGATTCCGTCGAATCAGAGATTGACGAAACCTGTGCCAACTTGCTCATCCAGGCCGCGCAGCTCAGTCCGGCTGACTTGCGGTTTGTCATTGGGGTGCTCCGCACCACGCCGATGATTGAGCGCATCGCCGATCACGCCGTCAACATTGCCCGCCACGCGCTGCGCCTCAACGACGAGCCGGAGCTACAGCCATATATTGCGTTGCCACGGATGGGAGACCTTGTCCAAAAGATGCTGGCCGACGCCTTGGATGCGCTGACCCAAAGCAACGCGGCGAAGGCCCGCCAGACGATTCGGCGGGACGACGAGGTAGATATTCTGTACCGCCGCATCTTTGCCGAGCTGACGGCTTTCATGACCAAGGATTCCACCGCGGTCGTCCGCGCGGCGGAGTTGCTGTTTGTCATCAAGCACCTGGAGCGGATTGCCGACTATGCCACGAATGTTTGTGAACAAGTGGTTTACCTGGCCGAGGGCCGCGCCATTAAGCATACCCCAGACGCTTGGCAGGGCGAGTAA
- a CDS encoding response regulator transcription factor — translation MKRSIVIIEDDTDIAQSIRYNLEQEGSFVVTITTTGEAGLRTVLEHPPNLILLDLNLPLMSGFEICRRLRREESTSHVPIIMLTARTDETDKIHGLGLGADDYVTKPFSVRELMARINAILRRTEGSTAAIYDDGTLFIDYSHFIVRCQGAEINLTRKEFALLKLLAQSKGRVLTREYLLDRVWGIDYDGETRTLDVHIRRVRQKLGIEGYIETAVGIGYRFVEASKPVEADKAPVKATKTSKKP, via the coding sequence ATGAAGCGAAGCATCGTCATCATCGAGGATGATACGGACATTGCCCAGTCCATTCGTTACAACCTTGAACAAGAGGGGAGCTTTGTCGTCACGATTACCACGACCGGGGAGGCCGGACTCCGAACCGTGTTGGAGCACCCGCCCAACCTGATTTTGCTAGACCTCAACCTTCCGCTCATGAGCGGTTTTGAAATTTGCCGGCGGCTTCGCCGTGAAGAGTCCACATCGCACGTGCCCATCATCATGCTCACGGCGCGAACGGATGAAACGGACAAAATTCACGGGCTGGGACTGGGCGCGGATGACTATGTGACCAAACCCTTTAGCGTTCGTGAGTTGATGGCGCGCATCAACGCCATTCTGCGCCGAACCGAGGGAAGCACGGCGGCGATCTACGATGATGGGACGTTATTCATAGACTACAGCCACTTTATCGTTCGGTGTCAGGGGGCAGAGATCAACCTGACCCGCAAGGAATTTGCCCTCCTCAAGCTTCTGGCTCAAAGCAAGGGGCGCGTCCTCACCCGTGAATACCTGCTGGATCGCGTCTGGGGGATTGACTACGACGGTGAAACGCGCACCCTCGACGTGCACATCCGCCGGGTGCGTCAAAAGCTAGGCATAGAAGGCTACATCGAGACCGCTGTTGGCATCGGCTACCGCTTTGTCGAGGCCAGCAAGCCCGTCGAAGCCGATAAAGCGCCCGTCAAGGCCACAAAGACCTCGAAAAAACCATGA
- the mqnB gene encoding futalosine hydrolase yields MPEIFRFSPLLIVTAVATELQDAFGRWIELPVAQLPVGQLVSVSPQIVVLVTGVGAVRAAAATTLTLSRQSFAALLHAGVGGAYPDAQLRVGDVVVALSECDPQAGIVTPDGYRDLGGLGFPLTDDVPNRLVFDTPWADWVARQAAPAPRVPFATVQCCSGTDADAATMASRAAAAVENMEGLAVAWTARQFGVPYAALRAISNVTGDRHRQQWNFPAACAALARTLNAILDALAAESDPGCS; encoded by the coding sequence GTGCCCGAAATTTTCCGCTTTTCGCCGCTGCTCATTGTCACAGCCGTCGCCACCGAGCTTCAGGATGCCTTTGGTCGGTGGATAGAGCTGCCGGTTGCACAGCTACCGGTTGGTCAACTTGTGTCGGTAAGTCCACAAATCGTTGTTCTGGTCACCGGCGTAGGCGCGGTGCGCGCGGCCGCGGCAACGACGCTGACGCTTAGTCGCCAATCCTTTGCCGCGCTGCTTCACGCAGGCGTTGGCGGCGCATATCCCGATGCCCAGCTCAGGGTCGGTGATGTTGTCGTGGCGCTCAGCGAATGCGATCCCCAAGCTGGTATCGTCACGCCCGACGGCTACCGTGATTTGGGTGGCTTGGGATTCCCGCTCACGGATGACGTTCCTAATCGTCTCGTGTTTGACACGCCGTGGGCAGACTGGGTTGCGAGGCAAGCCGCGCCCGCGCCGCGCGTGCCGTTTGCAACGGTTCAGTGCTGCTCGGGCACCGACGCCGATGCCGCCACCATGGCGTCGCGCGCCGCGGCCGCGGTTGAAAACATGGAAGGTCTGGCCGTGGCGTGGACGGCCAGGCAGTTTGGCGTTCCCTATGCGGCGCTTCGCGCCATCAGCAACGTCACCGGCGACCGCCACCGCCAGCAGTGGAACTTCCCGGCTGCCTGTGCGGCGCTCGCGCGCACGCTGAACGCTATTCTGGACGCCCTTGCCGCGGAAAGCGATCCGGGTTGTTCGTGA
- a CDS encoding AmpG family muropeptide MFS transporter, producing the protein MLLLGFAAGLPLLLALSTLGFRLREAGIELDAIGYASWVGLVYGFKWSWSPLVDRLPLPGLTTTLGQRRGWLLLAQLLVAGGLVGLALTDPRQALGRVVWLALLVAFASATQDIALDAYRIESAEANRQGILAATYQTGYRLAMLWGSAGALWMAARYGSPDGYSPAGWRVAYLTMAASMLVGVVTVLWSREPAISRPPAAQRLIPWLRQALVAPFTDFWHRYRWQALLTLTLIATYRLSDTVVAVMVNPFYVDAGYRKAHIALVSYTYGTGMTLTGTFLGGALVARWGLERVLLLGAVLSAGTNLLFAALSLVGPHLPALALVISAEYLATGLAAAAFVAYLSSLTNLGYSATQYALLSSLMLLLPKWAAGFAGKAVATLGYTKFFVGTALLGIPAVGLALVILWLGRAQRPHPESGGTAR; encoded by the coding sequence ATGCTGCTCTTGGGCTTTGCTGCCGGATTGCCGCTGTTGCTGGCCCTTAGCACGTTGGGGTTTCGGCTGCGTGAGGCCGGCATTGAACTTGATGCGATTGGGTACGCCAGTTGGGTAGGCCTGGTCTATGGCTTCAAGTGGAGCTGGTCGCCGCTGGTTGACCGACTGCCGCTGCCCGGACTGACCACCACGCTTGGACAACGCCGCGGCTGGCTCCTGCTGGCACAATTGCTCGTGGCCGGGGGACTGGTCGGACTAGCCCTAACCGACCCGCGTCAAGCGCTGGGCCGGGTCGTGTGGCTGGCCTTGCTCGTCGCCTTTGCTTCCGCTACGCAGGATATTGCGCTCGATGCCTACCGAATCGAATCGGCCGAAGCCAATCGCCAGGGCATCCTGGCCGCGACCTACCAAACCGGCTACCGCCTGGCCATGCTCTGGGGGAGCGCCGGGGCACTCTGGATGGCGGCCCGCTACGGTAGCCCGGATGGCTACAGCCCCGCTGGTTGGCGCGTAGCATACTTGACCATGGCCGCCTCGATGCTGGTGGGCGTTGTGACGGTGCTTTGGTCGCGCGAACCGGCGATCAGCCGCCCGCCAGCGGCACAGCGCCTCATCCCCTGGCTGCGTCAGGCCCTTGTCGCTCCCTTTACCGATTTTTGGCATCGCTATCGGTGGCAAGCCCTCCTTACCCTGACCCTCATTGCGACTTATCGCCTGAGCGATACGGTCGTGGCCGTCATGGTCAATCCCTTTTACGTGGATGCCGGTTATCGCAAAGCGCACATCGCGCTGGTCAGTTATACCTACGGCACCGGCATGACGCTGACCGGCACGTTTCTCGGAGGCGCGTTGGTGGCCCGCTGGGGACTGGAGCGCGTGCTGCTGCTCGGCGCGGTGTTGAGCGCCGGCACAAACCTGCTCTTTGCCGCATTGAGCCTCGTTGGACCACATCTCCCGGCCCTGGCGCTGGTCATCTCTGCCGAATACCTTGCGACCGGCTTGGCGGCCGCGGCCTTTGTGGCCTACTTGTCGTCACTGACCAATCTTGGCTACTCCGCGACGCAATACGCTTTGCTGAGTTCCCTGATGCTCCTGCTGCCAAAGTGGGCGGCGGGTTTTGCCGGAAAAGCCGTGGCGACACTTGGCTACACCAAGTTTTTCGTCGGAACGGCCCTGCTCGGCATCCCGGCCGTCGGACTGGCACTGGTCATTCTGTGGCTGGGGCGCGCTCAACGTCCCCATCCTGAGTCCGGCGGCACTGCCCGGTGA